From a region of the Thiorhodovibrio winogradskyi genome:
- the cobF gene encoding precorrin-6A synthase (deacetylating): MKTLSLIGIGPGGPDLVTLQAIDAMRAVDVFFLLDKDGPGKESLIAAREAIMARHLEPGSYRVVHAPSPPRARTADGYLEVVRDWHARKRALFAELIARELTDGQTGALLIWGDPSLYDQSVSLFAELVSEQPADSPDRLRLQVIPGLSAVQVLTARHAIPLNRVGEPIVITTGRQLEQSDPASIDNTLVMLDGRGAFRHCLGQGLSIFWGGNLGIPEEVLIAGQLDAVAEKILATLERLRAARGWVMDTYLLRRLKPTD, from the coding sequence ATGAAAACCCTATCTCTGATCGGCATAGGCCCAGGCGGTCCGGACCTCGTTACCCTGCAGGCCATAGATGCCATGCGCGCGGTGGACGTTTTCTTTTTGCTCGACAAGGATGGCCCCGGCAAGGAGAGCCTAATCGCGGCACGCGAGGCGATCATGGCACGCCACCTTGAACCCGGCAGCTATCGCGTGGTGCATGCGCCGAGTCCGCCGCGCGCACGCACCGCCGATGGTTATCTGGAGGTGGTGCGCGACTGGCACGCGCGCAAACGAGCGCTCTTTGCCGAGCTGATCGCGCGCGAACTCACTGACGGCCAAACCGGCGCGTTGCTGATCTGGGGCGACCCCTCGCTCTACGATCAGAGCGTCAGCCTGTTCGCCGAACTGGTCAGCGAACAGCCGGCTGACAGTCCGGACAGGCTTCGTCTCCAGGTCATTCCCGGCCTGAGCGCGGTGCAGGTGCTCACCGCCCGCCATGCCATCCCGCTTAACCGCGTGGGCGAGCCCATTGTCATCACCACCGGCCGCCAGCTCGAACAATCCGATCCGGCCAGCATCGACAACACCCTGGTCATGCTCGATGGCCGGGGCGCCTTCCGCCATTGCCTTGGCCAGGGACTGTCCATCTTCTGGGGTGGCAATCTTGGCATCCCAGAGGAGGTCTTGATCGCCGGCCAGCTCGATGCCGTCGCCGAGAAGATCCTCGCCACCCTGGAGCGCCTGCGCGCCGCACGCGGCTGGGTGATGGATACCTATCTGCTGCGCCGGCTGAAGCCGACTGACTGA
- the cbiE gene encoding precorrin-6y C5,15-methyltransferase (decarboxylating) subunit CbiE, with protein MKSPCPKEIPTPWLRVIGIGEDGLAGLGEAARQTLCQARVLFGGARHLAMVPSHPDQIRQTWPSPFSAAHDALLAYRGQPVVVLASGDPMFHGVGATLARWFGAAEMRVLPAASAASLAAARLGWALHEIKVIPAHREPLEGLALHLAPGARLLVLSRDADTPAQLSKLLVAHGYGESQLARLERLGGPEEGMAESRANAWSHPPGAALNLVAVTCRADAGARCLSRRAGLPDDAFEHDGQLTKRDMRAMVLARLAPAHGERLWDVGAGCGSIGIEWLRTGNRCQAIAVESHPGRCALIRANRARLGVPELELIEGRAPAALAGLERPDAIFIGGGLTRPGVVEHCWEALKPGGRLLATAVTLESELLLTTLYQRHGGELIRVALAQAEPLGGFQSWQPARPLTLLALTKVTPEQTPCTPEDGRR; from the coding sequence ATGAAGAGCCCATGCCCCAAAGAGATCCCTACCCCCTGGCTCCGCGTCATCGGTATCGGCGAGGATGGCCTGGCCGGCCTCGGCGAGGCCGCGCGTCAGACTCTGTGCCAGGCGCGCGTGCTGTTCGGCGGCGCGCGCCATCTGGCCATGGTACCGTCACACCCGGATCAGATTCGGCAGACCTGGCCAAGCCCTTTCTCCGCCGCTCATGATGCCCTGCTGGCCTATCGCGGCCAACCGGTGGTGGTGCTGGCCAGTGGCGACCCCATGTTCCATGGCGTCGGCGCGACTCTGGCGCGCTGGTTTGGCGCCGCGGAGATGCGGGTGCTGCCGGCGGCCTCGGCTGCGTCCCTGGCGGCGGCGCGCCTGGGGTGGGCGCTGCATGAGATTAAGGTCATTCCCGCCCATCGCGAGCCGCTGGAAGGCCTTGCCCTGCATCTGGCACCTGGGGCCCGGCTGCTGGTCTTGAGCCGCGATGCCGACACCCCGGCGCAACTGTCCAAGTTGCTGGTGGCACATGGTTATGGCGAGAGCCAGCTGGCGCGCCTGGAGCGTCTGGGCGGACCCGAGGAAGGCATGGCTGAAAGCCGCGCGAACGCCTGGTCCCATCCGCCGGGAGCCGCGCTCAATCTGGTCGCGGTCACTTGTCGGGCAGACGCGGGTGCACGCTGTCTCTCCCGGCGCGCCGGCTTGCCGGATGACGCCTTCGAACACGACGGACAACTCACCAAGCGCGACATGCGCGCCATGGTGCTGGCACGCCTAGCCCCCGCTCATGGCGAGCGGCTGTGGGATGTCGGTGCCGGTTGCGGTTCCATCGGTATCGAATGGCTGCGCACGGGCAACCGCTGTCAGGCCATCGCCGTAGAATCCCACCCCGGCCGCTGCGCGCTGATCCGCGCCAATCGCGCGCGACTGGGTGTGCCTGAGTTGGAACTGATTGAAGGCCGGGCGCCCGCTGCCCTGGCGGGACTGGAGAGGCCGGATGCCATCTTCATCGGCGGCGGTTTAACCCGCCCTGGCGTGGTCGAGCACTGCTGGGAGGCACTCAAGCCCGGCGGTCGCCTGCTCGCCACGGCCGTGACCCTGGAGAGTGAGCTGTTGTTGACCACGCTGTATCAGCGCCACGGCGGGGAGCTAATCCGCGTCGCCCTGGCCCAGGCCGAGCCGCTCGGCGGCTTTCAGTCCTGGCAGCCGGCGCGGCCGCTGACGCTGCTTGCTCTCACCAAGGTCACGCCGGAGCAGACCCCTTGCACCCCGGAAGACGGCAGGCGATGA
- a CDS encoding Uma2 family endonuclease: protein MSVTAEQFAELMPAPGQLLSDEPEMESSLHYQQLALLVSCLEWYWRERQDFFIGANLTVYYSQQQLKQRDFRGPDFFLVRDTDRTPRNSWVVWEEGGRYPDLIIELLSDSTARVDRGDKKDLYQNVFRTPEYFWFAPDTLEFAGFRLLHKRYRPITPNKRGQLWSSVLGLFLGIEDGQLRYFERSGDLVPSLPESILCERALLEEERARVAEERGKFEREQERAKQEHERAKRESERADSERLRAEQLAERLRALGVNV from the coding sequence ATGTCGGTGACCGCGGAACAATTCGCAGAGCTGATGCCCGCACCCGGACAACTCTTGAGCGATGAACCGGAAATGGAAAGCAGCCTGCATTATCAGCAGCTCGCCTTGCTGGTGAGCTGCCTCGAGTGGTATTGGCGCGAGCGTCAGGACTTTTTCATCGGTGCCAATCTGACGGTCTACTACAGCCAACAGCAATTGAAGCAACGCGATTTTCGCGGACCGGATTTTTTCCTAGTCCGCGACACCGACCGGACCCCGCGCAATTCCTGGGTGGTGTGGGAAGAGGGCGGCCGCTACCCGGATTTGATCATCGAGCTGCTCTCGGATTCCACCGCACGGGTGGATCGCGGCGACAAAAAGGATCTGTATCAGAATGTTTTCCGCACACCCGAGTATTTCTGGTTCGCGCCCGACACCTTGGAATTCGCCGGCTTCCGCCTGCTGCACAAGCGCTACCGGCCCATCACGCCAAACAAGCGCGGCCAACTCTGGAGCAGCGTACTGGGACTCTTTTTAGGCATCGAGGACGGCCAGTTGCGCTACTTCGAGCGTTCAGGCGACCTAGTGCCCAGCCTGCCCGAGTCTATTCTGTGCGAACGCGCGCTGCTCGAGGAAGAGCGCGCGCGCGTTGCCGAGGAACGGGGAAAATTCGAGCGCGAGCAAGAACGCGCCAAACAGGAACACGAGCGCGCCAAGCGAGAAAGTGAGCGCGCTGATAGCGAGCGCCTGCGCGCCGAGCAGCTTGCCGAGCGCCTGCGCGCCTTGGGCGTGAATGTTTAG
- a CDS encoding precorrin-8X methylmutase yields the protein MHYQRDPDAIYRESFAIIRAEADLSRIPPDLKTLAVRVVHACGMPDIIDDLEFSTDAGSAGRAALAAGAPILCDSRMVAHGITRARLPANNAIHCTLDDPRVPELARTLNNTRTAAALDLWQEHLEGALVAFGNAPTALFRMLEMLDAGCPRPALILGFPVGFVGAAESKAELAANSRGVPFVAVRGRRGGSAMAAAAINALGQDPHASA from the coding sequence ATGCACTACCAACGCGATCCCGACGCCATCTACCGCGAATCCTTCGCCATCATCCGCGCCGAGGCGGATCTGTCCCGCATCCCGCCCGATCTCAAAACCCTCGCCGTGCGTGTTGTCCATGCCTGCGGCATGCCGGACATCATCGACGACTTGGAATTCTCCACCGATGCTGGCAGCGCCGGGCGCGCGGCCCTGGCCGCTGGCGCGCCCATTCTGTGCGACAGCCGCATGGTCGCCCATGGCATTACCCGCGCGCGCCTGCCGGCGAACAATGCCATCCACTGCACCCTGGATGATCCGCGCGTGCCGGAGCTGGCGCGAACACTGAACAATACCCGCACCGCCGCCGCGCTCGATCTGTGGCAGGAGCACCTGGAGGGCGCCCTGGTCGCCTTCGGCAATGCCCCCACCGCACTCTTTCGGATGCTGGAAATGCTCGACGCCGGCTGCCCACGTCCAGCGCTCATCCTGGGCTTTCCGGTCGGCTTCGTCGGCGCCGCCGAGTCCAAGGCCGAACTGGCCGCCAACAGTCGCGGGGTGCCCTTTGTCGCCGTGCGCGGGCGTCGTGGTGGCAGCGCCATGGCCGCCGCCGCCATCAATGCCTTGGGTCAGGATCCTCATGCCAGTGCCTGA